The window TTCTTATCCTATTCAGGCTTACGGAGTCTATTCAAACGGAGCTCTGGTAAAATGGGGGCCAACAAGTATGGGTAAAAAAACAGCACAAACCGACAGAGGTTTGATGTTTGCCAACTGGAAAAAGAAATTGGCGATTTCCACAGTAAAAAGCGAATGGAAACTTCCTTATAATTTCAATATTCACAATACACACGGAATTGGTTGGCACCAGTATGACCTTCCGGGTTATCCTGCTTCTCATTCTTGTCTGAGATTATTAATGAACGATGCAATTTGGTTATACAATTACGCAGATACATGGATTTTAAATCCGGGTGGAGCAACCACAAAAGCAAAAGGTACACCGGTGATGGTTTTTGGAGATTATGGATGGGGAAAAAGAAAGCCTTGGAGAAATCTTTTGAATGACCCTAATGCCAATAATATTTCTGTTGAAGAAATGACAAAATTAATTCAGCCTAATGTTGAAAAAATGGTTTTCGAACAGACCAATCGTGAGAAAGTTGCAGATTCTATAAAATCAGCCAAAGCTTCCCAAGCAGCTATTCAGGAAACTGAAATTTCAGAAACAGAAACAAAATAAATTTAAGATTCAACTATTTTTTCAAATTTTAAAGTAGATTCCTCCGCAAATTTGCGGAGTTTTTTCATTTCTTTCTTTGCTTTTATTTGTCCGAATCTTGCTGCTATGTAAGTGGCCGCAATGAAAACAAGCATCAAAAATGAAGCGTGTAAAGCCCACGGATATTCGTGGCTGTTGATTTGCTTTTCTACATAATACATGGTGAAAAAAGTCATCCAAGAAATGGTAAACAGGAAATAAAGAAACATGAAAAATGTCCAGACAGCAGAACTCGGACCAAAAACTCCTCTTATAACCGTAATTTCTTCATCAAGTTCAGTTCTGAGAGCCAAACAAGGCTTCCAGTAATTATCATCTTTGGTTAAAACAGAAATAGTTGCAACTTCAGTATTTACATTTCCTGTAAATTCGTCTTTATGCTCAACTAAATATTTTTTTAGATTCTCAGCATACGTTTCTTTGGTGAGATGCGTATACATTTTAAATCTCGGGCGGGTTCTTATTTTATCTAAAGTGGTTTCTTTTGTCTCCATATTATTCTTGATAGGGAATTGGGTCTTCTAATGTGAAAGAAAATTTAAGCTCCAGACCTTTTCTGTCTATGGTCATATTGATTGTTTTTCCTTCTTCAGATTTCATGATATCCATTATTTTATTTAGCGTCATATCTGAAGTTTTCTTTCCGTTGATAATGAGCAACTGATCATCTTTTTTTAGGCCCGCTTTACCGGCAGGAGAGTCTTTTCTTACCCCAGCAATTGAAAACAGAGGTTTTAATACAAATTTATAATAAACATTACTGTTGTATGTTTGAATATCTCCTGATGTTGATTTTTCAGTCAATGTTTTAAAAGTCAAATAATCTTTATCCCATTGAAGACCGTCTTGCTTAAAATCAAGCCCGCTCATATTAAAATGAAATGGGTCACCGTAATTTTTGTTTTTTCTAAGGTATATTTTTTCGTTTTTGTAATCAAAAGCTACCGTAAATCTACGCATGATTTCCCCTCCGACTGAGCCTTTTCTGTCTTTTGCTAAATTAATATGCTGAATAGAAAACTCATCTGGCATTGCTGTAAGAGGTTTTTCAAACTTAAATTTCCCAAGATCAAGCTGATGAATTCTGCTTCTTTTGCCATAAATATCTCCGTTAAAACCTCTTCCCAAATAATCTTCAATATTGGGTCTGTTGTAGACAAAATCTTTAATTAAAACAGGAAACAACCAAATAGGGTCGCTGTTACCAATATCAATAAGTAGTTTTGACGGTTTTTTTTCGTTGGTCATTTCTACATCTGCCATGATGTAAGGCTTGCTTTTTTCAACAGAAATGGCAAAAGCATCAAATTTTTTTATTTTCTTTTCAAAAAGTGCGCGGTCTTTAAAAACGGTAATTTTTTTTGAAGTGTAATCTATTATAAGAGGATAGTCTTTAAAAAAATGATAACCAATAAATCCATTCACAGGAATTCCGATGTGTGAAGAAATATTGAATTCTTCATCCTGAATAATGTACACCATCAAAGAATCGTTGATGAAATTTTTTCCTATTTTTCCGGTATTTAAATCAGATTTATACCCCTCAATACTCTTATTGCCCCCAAGTCCGGAAAATTTCATTTTTTCCATGTTGCCCAACTTTATTTCTTTGTTTTCGAGACTGAAAATGGTGTTTTCTGTTACCCCGGTATCAAGCATAAAAGTGAGTTCTGCACCATTGATGTTTATAGGAATAAAGATTAAATTATTAATCAGCTTAAAAGGAATCACTACTTTATCTCCATTTTTAATCTCAAAATTATTTTGAGCATTAATAAAAATACCCAACAGTAAAATCGATATTAAAAATCTAAATTTCATAAATTGAATTTAGTGAATTATATCATACGGTACAAAAAAAACATTCTTTTGTAAGAATGTTTAGTATTTTAAAAATTGAAAATAATATTTAGTAATTATTTTGAGAAAAATTCCATTAAATCGATGTAGTTTTTTTGGTTAACACCATGGCCGCTCATATATTCTCTAAATGTGAAATAGCAGCTCAGATCATACAGTAAATCTGCTGCTTTTTTCCCCCATTCCATTGGGATAATTGCGTCGTCGCTTCCGTGGGAAACAAAAAAACGAAGATTTTCTAGCTTCTTTTTATCTTTTACAATATCTGTCAGTAATTTCTCTTCAGGATAAGCACTTAGGCAGGCGACGTAATTAAAGAGCTCAGGGTATTTTAAAGCTAAACTGTAGCATAAAATTCCACCCTGACTAAAACCACAAAGGTGGGTTTTGTTTCTTGTAAGACCATATTTGTTGGTAATCGCCATAATGTTTGCTAAAATACTTTCTAACACTTCTTTGGCCTGGTCGATATCTATAAATTGTTCAGGGTTATTAAAATCAATATCAAACCAAGAATATCCTTCAAACTGAGTGGCTTTTGGAGCTCTGAAACTCACAATAATCCAGTCTGCAGGAAGGCTTTCTCTGAAACTGAAAAGGTCTTGCTCATTGCTGCCATAGCCGTGAAGCATAAAAAGAATGGGAGTGATGGGACTGATATTTTCGGGTTCTCTTACGATGTAATCTAAATTCATAAAACAAAGATAAATAATATTGAGTTATTTGATATGATATTTTTGAAGCTGATAATGAGCTTGAAGTAATAAAATAGTGCCAAAAAATCTTTGCCTGATTCAGTTGTTGTCTTTTATTGATTTGATATTATTTGCAAATCTTTGTTGGAAAATTTTCATAAAAGTTATTTTTATATTGATAAAAAACCTATATTTGAAACATTAAAAAATCTATTTGGAGAAATGAAGCAATTTTACAAATCAAAAAATTTACTTAGACTTTCATTTTTAGCAACGATATTATTTTCAACAGCTACTGTTTTTAATTCTTGTAAAGATGATGACGACGAAGACCAGTTTCAAGACCACTTGGTACAGTTTGAAGCAAAAATAGTTAATGGCGGTACAGCTCCTACTCCTCCCATTAGTACTTTCAAAACGATTATTACTCAAGTAGGTACAAAACAAGAACAATTGTTTGACTCTCCTGGATTACTTTGGACGAGCGGTGAGTTCTTTGTAAACTCTAGCCAGTCTCAATTAAATTTTGCAGCAAATGCTAATCTTTTGAATGCTGATTCTAAGCTAATTGTCTCGATTTATATCGATGGCGAAGTTGCAGAAACAGATACGATTGAAGGTAGCGGAACTAAAAACGTGGCAGTAGCACACAGTTTCTTAGAATTATAATTAATATCAATTTTATTATACAAAAACACCTCTGTTCTGCAGAGGTCACTGAAAAAGTCTTTTAGGATTAAAAATATGAGCGAAAACATTTTTGTTTTCGCTCTTTTTTGTATCTTAAAGTAATATTTTAAGTGCAAAGCGTATGTTATTACAGCAAGAAAAACTTCCATTGAGTTCGTATTCCGGATTGTATGATTTAATCGTTCCCAAGGAAAATCTTCTTCGTAAAATTAATGAGTTGATTGATTTTTCTTTCATCTATGAAGAGCTTTTGAGCAAGTACTGCCTGAGCAACGGGCGTAATGCAGAAAGCCCGGTACGAATGTTCAAATACCTGCTTTTGAAAAGTATTTATACCGTTTCTGATGTAGACGTGGTGGAACGTTCGCAGTATGACATGTCCTTTAAATATTTTTTGGAAATGACTCCCGAAGAGGAAGTTATTCATCCCAGTTCGCTTACAAAATTCAGAAAACTGCGTTTGAAAGATACAGATTTGCTGAATATACTGATTGGCAAAACCGTAACGATTGCCATTGAAAAAGGAATCATCAAATCCAAATCAATTATTGTAGATGCTACGCATACTTTGTCGAGAAGCAACCCTTTTTCGACAATCGAAGTATTGCGGGAACGCTCCAAGCTGCTTCGGAAAACCGTTTATCAGTTTGATGAAGAATTTAAAACGACAATGCCTTCCAAAAACAGCGACAACGATGTAAGCAAGGAATTGGATTATTGCAGAGAACTCGAAA is drawn from Chryseobacterium muglaense and contains these coding sequences:
- a CDS encoding L,D-transpeptidase — translated: MKNLTFKKSILYTSVFALFLVSCKKDEAVNQNQQQTSTSEDIAKSAADPDSIKVKPVEESAPPMMQENGFYNAFAIPKDKKLRDSLYAIFSKKYTERERYAILALNRLDSKSKWNSDTLVVPAKIDTTLMAYSPFPMQLDVLSDVKKFVIFSYPIQAYGVYSNGALVKWGPTSMGKKTAQTDRGLMFANWKKKLAISTVKSEWKLPYNFNIHNTHGIGWHQYDLPGYPASHSCLRLLMNDAIWLYNYADTWILNPGGATTKAKGTPVMVFGDYGWGKRKPWRNLLNDPNANNISVEEMTKLIQPNVEKMVFEQTNREKVADSIKSAKASQAAIQETEISETETK
- a CDS encoding aspartyl protease family protein, which gives rise to MKFRFLISILLLGIFINAQNNFEIKNGDKVVIPFKLINNLIFIPININGAELTFMLDTGVTENTIFSLENKEIKLGNMEKMKFSGLGGNKSIEGYKSDLNTGKIGKNFINDSLMVYIIQDEEFNISSHIGIPVNGFIGYHFFKDYPLIIDYTSKKITVFKDRALFEKKIKKFDAFAISVEKSKPYIMADVEMTNEKKPSKLLIDIGNSDPIWLFPVLIKDFVYNRPNIEDYLGRGFNGDIYGKRSRIHQLDLGKFKFEKPLTAMPDEFSIQHINLAKDRKGSVGGEIMRRFTVAFDYKNEKIYLRKNKNYGDPFHFNMSGLDFKQDGLQWDKDYLTFKTLTEKSTSGDIQTYNSNVYYKFVLKPLFSIAGVRKDSPAGKAGLKKDDQLLIINGKKTSDMTLNKIMDIMKSEEGKTINMTIDRKGLELKFSFTLEDPIPYQE
- a CDS encoding alpha/beta hydrolase; the encoded protein is MNLDYIVREPENISPITPILFMLHGYGSNEQDLFSFRESLPADWIIVSFRAPKATQFEGYSWFDIDFNNPEQFIDIDQAKEVLESILANIMAITNKYGLTRNKTHLCGFSQGGILCYSLALKYPELFNYVACLSAYPEEKLLTDIVKDKKKLENLRFFVSHGSDDAIIPMEWGKKAADLLYDLSCYFTFREYMSGHGVNQKNYIDLMEFFSK